In Siniperca chuatsi isolate FFG_IHB_CAS linkage group LG16, ASM2008510v1, whole genome shotgun sequence, the following proteins share a genomic window:
- the psmc1b gene encoding proteasome 26S subunit, ATPase 1b, with translation MGQSQSGGHGPGGGKKDDKDKKKKYEPPIPTRVGKKKKKTKGPDAASKLPLVTPHTQCRLKLLKQERIKDYLLMEEEFIRNQEQMKPLEEKQEEERSKVDDLRGTPMSVGTLEEIIDDNHAIVSTSVGSEHYVSILSFVDKDLLEPGCSVLLNHKVHAVIGVLMDDTDPLVTVMKVEKAPQETYADIGGLDNQIQEIKESVELPLTHPEYYEEMGIKPPKGVILYGLPGTGKTLLAKAVANQTSATFLRVVGSELIQKYLGDGPKLVRELFRVAEEHAPSIVFIDEIDAIGTKRYDSNSGGEREIQRTMLELLNQLDGFDSRGDVKVIMATNRIETLDPALIRPGRIDRKIEFPLPDEKTKRRIFQIHTSRMTVSDDVTLDDLILAKDDLSGADIKAICTEAGLMALRERRMKVTNEDFKKSKENVLYKKQEGTPEGLYL, from the exons ATG GGTCAAAGCCAGAGTGGAGGCCACGGTCCAGGGGGAGGCAAGAAGGATGACAAG GATAAGAAAAAGAAGTATGAGCCTCCAATTCCCACCAGAGTTggcaagaaaaagaagaagaccaAGGGACCAGATGCTGCCAGCAAACTACCATTGG TCACCCCTCATACTCAGTGCCGTCTGAAGCTGCTGAAGCAGGAGCGGATCAAAGACTACCTACTGATGGAGGAGGAGTTCATCCGGAACCAGGAGCAGATGAAGCCTCTGGAAGAGAAACAGGAG GAGGAGAGGTCAAAGGTAGACGACCTGCGTGGGACCCCCATGTCTGTGGGCACTCTAGAGGAAATCATTGATGACAACCACGCCATCGTTTCCACCTCAGTGGGATCAGAGCACTACGTCAGTATCCTGTCCTTTGTGGATAAGGATCTGCTGGAGCCAGGCTGCTCTGTCCTGCTCAACCACAAG GTTCATGCTGTGATTGGGGTGCTGATGGATGACACTGATCCTTTGGTGACAGTGATGAAGGTGGAGAAAGCCCCACAAGAAACCTACGCTGACATTGGAGGACTGGACAACCAGATCCAGGAGATCAAG gAGTCAGTGGAGTTGCCCCTCACACATCCAGAGTATTATGAAGAGATGGGCATTAAGCCCCCCAAAGGTGTCATCTTATATGGACTACCTGGCACAG GTAAGACGCTGCTCGCCAAAGCTGTAGCCAATCAGACATCAGCCACATTCCTGCGCGTGGTGGGCTCAGAGCTGATCCAGAAGTACCTGGGAGACGGGCCTAAGCTAGTCCGAGAGCTCTTCAGGGTGGCAGAGGAGCATGCGCCCTCCATCGTCTTCATTGATGAGATTGATGCCATCGGCACTAAGAG GTATGACTCTAACTCTGGCGGTGAGAGGGAGATCCAGAGGACCATGCTCGAGCTGCTCAACCAGTTGGATGGCTTCGACTCGCGGGGAGACGTGAAAGTTATTATGGCCACCAATCGGATAGAAACCCTGGACCCAGCCCTCATCAGACCTG gGAGAATCGACCGTAAGATCGAGTTTCCCCTTCCTGATGAGAAGACCAAAAGGAGGATCTTCCAGATCCACACCAGCCGCATGACAGTCTCAGATGACGTCACCCTTGATGACCTCATCCTGGCTAAGGACGACCTATCAGGAGCAGACATTAAG GCCATCTGCACAGAAGCAGGCCTCATGGCTTTGCGGGAGCGCCGTATGAAAGTCACCAACGAAGACTTCAAGAAGTCCAAGGAAAACGTCCTGTACAAGAAACAGGAGGGCACACCTGAGGGGCTGTACCTCTAA